The Fusobacterium sp. DD2 DNA window CTCTTTTAACGTTATACATTGAAGCTGCTAAAATATCTCCATACTGTTGATACTTTTCGTAGTCCTTTTTTTCTTCCTTCTCTACTGCTAAAACTTTTAAAATCTTCTCATTTTTTTTAATTTTTTTCAATACATTAGCAATTAAACTATTTTTCAATGTATCAAAACTAGCTGAAAGATTTTCATTATCAATATAATAATTCACAAGTTCTTTATAAGTGGCAAAATCCAATATTTCACTATATTTTTCCTTTGGTAAGATATCCAATACAGTTGCTAAAAGTATCTTTTTATTCTTTAGATAAATTTTTGGCTTTATTTCACTTTTCAAAACACTCTCATATTGATTATAAGTCTTAACATTTTGTAAAAATAGTTTTCCTATTCCTTCTACATTTTGTAATAAGCTTCTCTCTTCTATAAACTTATTAAATGTAGCTTCATCTACTTCAAGAGGTGATATTTTCTTTTCTATTATTGGCTGTTCATAAGGAAGACCTGGAAATATTGCTCTAAGTCTATTCTCTTCTAATGAAAATCTTTTTAGCACATCAATTATTATCTCATTTTCATCAGTAAAAATGAAATTAGAATATTTTCCCATAATCTCAAAGAATATCTTAAAGTTTTTTACCTCTCCAAGTTCATTAATCCTTGCAAACTCAAATACAAGTATTCTGTCAAATCCTATCTGCTCAATATCAATAAGCATAGCATTTATAAGATGTTTTCTCATATTTGCAACAAGACCTGAACCATTTTCCAATATAGCTTCCTTTGAAGTAGTTATATAACATATAGGGAAGTTAGGATTACACGAAAAAACAAGTTCACTTCTTCCAAAATATATAGATAAAGAACTCTCTGTATTCTTAGTTATCTTATTTATTTTTCTGTTGATTAAATCTACTTTTAATTCATCTTTTATCTTATTTAGTGAAACTCCATCAATGTAAAACATTTTCCCCTGCCTTTTTTATTCTGCCTTAATTCCAATTAGATTCTTTGCATCTAATACATCTAATACAACAACCTCTTCAGTTGGTGATTTTATAACAAAATTATCTTTTGAACTGCTATCCATTATCTCTACAACACTGAAGTTTTCAATTCCATGCCCTGCAAAGAAGTTTTGAACTATTGGTGTTCCTTTAATCTCTACAATTGAAACTTTATCTCCAACTGCAAAATCAACTATTGTTAATGGTTTAAAATAATCTGTCTTTTCTTTTAAAGCACCTAAAATCAACTCAAATATCTCTATAAAATGACTTAAGTCTTTATCTGCAATGTTTTCTGTGATACTAGACATTATCATTTTGTGGTAGTTATTATGATATACCAGTGCTTTACTTCCCTTTGGTGTAAGAGAAACAAAAACTTTTCTTCTATCTGTATTTGATCTGATTCTAGTTATGAAACCTTTTTCAGTAAGTTTAGAAACCGCTACAGTTGCTGTTCCCATAGTAATTCCTATCTTATCAGATAGTTCATTCATGGTTAAAGATTCTTCTCCGATTGCTTCTATTAAATGAAGTTCTGTGTGAGTTAAACATTTTATTCCTCTTTTTAAAGCCATATCTTCAGTTTTATAAAAAAGTTTGTAAAACTCTTCTAAAATCTCATTAACTTTATTAATGTTCCCCTTCATTTCACCCATGATTAACAACCTCTCTTTAAATTATCAATTCTTTCCTTATAATCTCCTGAAAATACGTAAGAACCAGCAACAAAGATGTTTGCACCTGCCTCAATACACTTTCCTATAGTTTTGTCTGTTATTCCACCGTCAATTTGGATATCAACAGTTGAACTTAATTTTCTAACATCTTTTATCTTTTCTACTGTTGATTCAATAAATTTTTGTCCTCCAAATCCAGGGTTAACACTCATAATCAATACCATATCCAGGTCATCAATTATATATTTTAAAACATCTACAGGTGTTGCAGGATTAAGAGATACTGCTGCTTTTACTCCAAATCCTTTAATTTGTTGAATAACTCTATGAAGATGTGTAGTTGATTCAGCATGAACAGTTATTAAATCTGCACCTGCTTTTACAAAATCCTCAATGTATCTTTCTGGTCTATCTATCATTAGATGTACGTCAAAAACAAGATCCGTTTTATTTCTTACTGCTTTTATTACTGGAGCACCAAAAGTTATATTTGGTACAAAAATACCATCCATTACATCTATATGTACATAATCAGCTCCTGCCTTATCAATTGCTATTATTTCTTCTCCTAATTTGCTGAAATCAGCTGATAATATTGAAGGAGCTATTTTAATTTTACTCATATTTGTTCCACCTTTCATTTTTTAATTTTTCATATACTTTTTTATAAAATTCATATCTACTCTTTTCAAGAGTAGTGTTTTCTACTGCTTCTTTTATTTTACATCCTGGTTCATTAAGATGCTGGCAATCACTAAATTTACAACCCTCTTTTCCTGAAAATTCAGGAAAAAGACCCATTAATTCCCATGAATCTTTAATAACTGGAATTTCAATAGAAGAAAACCCAGGAGTATCAATAATATATCCACCACCTAAAAGAGGTAGCAGATTTGTATCTTTAGTAGTATGTTTTCCTTTTTTTAATTTTTTACTTGTTTCTCCAACTTCAAGGACTTTTTCAACTTGTAACATGTTGATTATGCTCGATTTTCCAACTCCACTAGGTCCACCAAAAGCAGAGATATGGTCTTTTATAAAGTCCTTTAAACTATCAATCCCAATATTTTTCTTTTTAGAAATTAAAAAATATGGAACATCTATTTTTTCCAAAAACTTTAAACTCATTTTCAAATCTTCTAACTCCTCATCAGTTAAAAGATCTATTTTATTTATAACGATTACAGGTTTTATCTTATAATAAAAACTTCTTAAAAGCATTATATTCAATCTTTCAAGATCCATATCAGGATCCTTAGCTGCAAATTGAATTATAAAATAGTCAATATTTGCAACTATTGGTCTTTCCAATAAGTTTTTTCTCTCTTCTATTCCTACAATATAGTTGTCATCAGATATTTCAACTATATCACCTACTACGCAGTTATTCTTACTCTCTTTTCTCTTAAGAATACCACGAAGTTTACATTCATGAACCTCATCCCCAGAGTTAACATAATAAAATCCTTGTATCTTGTTAATTACTCTACCTTTTATTTTTCCAGCCTCCTTAATTATTTATCTATTAACTACAACATCAATTGAAGATCCAGCAGCAGCCTTTTCTCCCGATTGAATATTTGTTTTTACAATTACATCTTTTTCTATTCCTTCAATAGAAGTATACTCAACATTTCCTAAAATAAGAGAATTCTTTAAAAGAATATCTTTACCTTGTTCAACTGACAATCCAATTATGTCTGGAACTCTTACCTGAACTACATTTTCTACACCATTTACTAAAAATGAAATCTTTTCTCCCTTAGTCAAAAGTGTTCCTGTAGCAGGGTCTGTTGCTAATACTTCATTATATTTACCATTATCCTTTACTGTAATTACTTTTCCAATTTTCATACCTTTTTCTTCTGCTAAAACTTTTGCATCAAGATAGTTCATTCCAGTAAGATCTGGCATATCTATAAGAGCACTTCCCTTACTTACCCATACTCTAATATTTCTACCTTTTTTTACAACACTTCCAGCTTCTGGCTCTTGTAAAAAAATCTGTCCAATTGGGTAAGATGAAAACTCCCCACCTATCTTTTTTATTCCTAAATCTGAACCTAATATAACTTTTTCTGCTTCTTCATATGTATATGATTTTAAATCAGGTACCTTATAATATTTTTCATTAAAATATCCTATTTCAAAAGTTTTTAGTCCTAAAAGTACAAGAACTATTAAACCTGCAATAATTCCAGAATAAATCAAAATTATTCTCTTTTTCATTTATAGCCTCCATATAAATCTCTATAATATTGATAATAACATAAGTAACACAAAATATCAATAAATACTTACTAAACTCATAATTAAATATTTTGAAATGGATATATATTTATTTTAAAATATTTTTATATTTTCAAAGTGGTAGAACCATCTACAATTGAATAGCTTTTCATTTTATTGAAAAAATATCTCTTTTTTTATAAAATAACACTTGTTATTTTATAATTCATATGATAAAATTCATCTCAACTATACTTAAAAATCACATTCACATCACATATAAAAATTTGAAAATATTAAGGAGAAAGAATGAAAAGTAAAAAAAATAAAATATTATTTGCATGTATTATGACAGCAATATTAACAAACTGCGGTGGTGGCGGTGGAGGAGGCTCTGCTGTAACAGTTCAACCTAGCAATACCGGAATTATAAAACAACCTAAAGTAATAAATAATGTTCCATCAAAAGAGGATAAGAAAACAGAATCTGGATATAAAATTGTGGCTGTAATGCCAGAAAATAATCCTGTTATTCCAGATAAGCTACCTGCTAATGAAAACAGACCTGTTATAAATGCTCCTGGAATAGGAAACTATATTAATCCTATTAAAAATATTAAAATTAAAGATAAAGAGATTTTTATTATCCCAACAGATGATAAAAAAATAGATGGTAAAGGACAAATAGTTGCTATTATGGATAGTGACTTTCTAACTCATAAAGGAGAACTAAAAAACAAGTTCAAAACTATTGAAATTTTAGATAAGGTTTCCAGAAATCCAAATCCTAATGGAAGTCCTCATGGTGAAAGAGTACTTGAACTTATGACAGAGGATACTAAATTTAATATAGTTGCAGCAACTATTGGAGAAAAACTTCATTCAAAAGTCTTTGTATCACCAAGTACAGAGTTATATAGACAAGTGTTTACAAAATTTGGAGATCAGAAAGTAAAAGTTATCAATCAGTCATGGGGTGTAGATTTTAAAGATCATCTTGGAGCTGATGCAAGAGGAAACAGAAACTATAGAGGTATGTTACTTCCTCTTCAAATAGTCCGTGAGGATGAACACAAACTGCAAGCTGATATGGACGAGATAAACAGACGTGGAGATGAACTTATGGACTTTTACACAGAAGCTGTAAATAACGGTGGACTATTTATATGGGCAAATGGAAACCGTGACAGCAATGACCAGACCCTAAATCAAGCATCTCTTCAACCTAGTTTACCTATGGTAAGAGCTGGACTTGAAAAAGGGTGGCTATCTGTTATAGGTGTAGAGGAAAAAGATCCTGTGAGTATTGCTGAGCCTAATGGAGATTATTATGCATACAAACACTATGCACACCATTTAGCTTATCCTGGATATGCTGCTAGATGGTCAATAGCTGCAAGCGGAGAGGGTCCAGAATCTGGAAAAGGAACTATAGGTTCATCATATGCAGCTCCTAGAGTTGCACGTGCTGCTGCACTTGTAGCAAGTAAGTTTGACTGGATGACGAACTCTCAAGTAAGAGAAACTCTACTTACTACTACAGATAAACCTGAACTTAAATACGATAGATATGGAAATCTTCTAGAAACCACTGAACCAAGAGTTATTGCATTTAATATGTCAGATATTCAAGATCAAAGATATGGATGGGGAATTTTAAATACTAAAAGAGCTTTAAAAGGGCCTGGAGCATTTTTAAGAACTCTTTTAGAAAGAGACCCTGGATATAACTATACTGGTTATACACTTTATTTCCAAGCAAACGTTCCAGAAGGAAAAGAGTCTTTCTTTGAAAATGATATATATGGAGACAGTGCACTTAGAAAGAGTGGTAAAGGACGTCTACACCTTACTGGAAACAACAGTTTCAGTGGAACTACAAAGGTTTCTGAAGGGACTTTAGATATCTATAAAAACCACAGTGCAAATATTGATATTGAAAGAGAGGGAACTCTTGTTTTATATGATGGTTCATTTATAGGTTCTACAGGATATGATGGACATATAATCGGTGCAGATGTAACAAATGATGGTAAACTTATTGTATCTAATAAAGAGATAGATGGAAAAGATGGAATACATGCAACAATTGCTGGAAACTATACAGTTAGTGAAAATGGTATAACTGAGATTGATTTTGATTCATCTCTGGATGTCTTAGGAAAAGCAGACCTATCTCAAAGCACTATAAAGATAACTACTGATAAATACAATGGTGTACCTGAAAAAAGAGAGATTATCAAAGGAAATGTTAAAGATATTGACACTGATAAAATCAAAGTAGATGGAATGAGAAAAGCTGTTGCAACTAAGGAGAATAATGCTCTAGTTGTAGAGATGAGCAGAGAAAATGCTGTAACATATCTAAATAGTGAGTATGCAGTTTCTAAAAACACAGCAGAAAATGTTGAAAAAATATTACAAGAGATAGATAACAGAGTTGCAAGTGAAAAAGCAACTGCTGATGATTTAAATAGAGCTATGGCAATAGTTGAGATGTCACACAGTGAGTTTGAAGATTTAGTAGACAGAATCTCTGGAGAGATATATGCATCTGCACAGGCACTTAGTTTTGCTCAATCACAAAATATCAATAGAAATATTTCAAATCATTTAAGTTCTTTAAATAACTTTAGAAAAAGTGATTATGAATGGCAAGGATGGATGTCAGGTATCCATTCTGATGGGAAGCTGAAAGATGAAGGATATGCAACTGGCAAAACTAAAATGAATGGAACACAGTTTGGAATAGATAAAAAAATTAGCCATAGTGTACAAGCAGGAGTATCTCTTTCTTACTCAGATGCTGAAGCTAAATTTAATAAATATGCTGGTGTTTCAAAAAGTAGCTCATTAGGTGCATCTATCTACAGTAAAAAATATTTAAAAAATGATATCTATGTTTTAGGTCGTGCAGGGATTTCTAAATTTACATCTAAAGTCCAAAGAGAACTTATTGATATTGATGGAGATACTGTAGTTGGAAATATTAAACACAAAGATTATATGTTTTCTGGATATTTAGAAACAGGAAAACACTTTGCAAATTTTACACCTTATATTGGAATCTCACAAGATTATTTAAGAAGAGGAAGTTTCCAAGAAAATAGTGCAGCATGGGGTATTAATGCACCAGAAAAAAATTATCTTTCTACTAATATCCTTTTAGGATTAAGAAGTGAATATAAAATGAATAGTTACACATTCACTGGATATATAACTCACTCAATTAACGTAGGAAACAGATCTTTAAGCTTTGATGGAAAATTTACTGGAACAGATACACCTCAAAACTTTAAAGGGATTGATTTGAATAAAAATATCACATGGACTGGCATTGGTATAAGTAAAGAGATAACTCCACAATTTAATATAAATGCAAATTTAGATGTAAGATTTGAAGGGAAACACAGAGCAGACAGCGTCATAAGTGCAGGTTTAGAGTATAGATTTTAATCACTATAAATTCCTGATTTAATTTTCACTCTCAATATGCTACTATAATATATAAGGTAGAAAAAAGTACAACTTTATTAATTCCAATTTTATTATTTATATATTTATTGCGATTATTACTGGACTGAAGAGGGATTTAACTTCTTTTACAAAAGAATAACTACTTGATAAAATGTGTAATAAGTGATAAAATATAGCGTAATTAATTTTATTAAAATTGACTTTTTAGTTTAATTTTAAAAGGAGGAATAAAAAAGTGGATTATACTATTAAAACGCTTTTAACAAGAGAGACAGTTGAAAAAAGAATAAAAGAGTTAGCTAGTCAGATTGAAAAAGATTACGAAGGAAAAGATTTGCTGGTTTTAGGTCTTTTAAAAGGTTCTATTGTCTTTATGACAGATCTTATAAAAGAAATTAATCTTCCTCTTGTTATCGATTTCATGAGCGTTTCTAGTTATTCTGGAACTACTAGTACAGGAGTTGTCAATATTTCAAAAGATACTGACATAGATGTAAAAGGAAAAGATGTCTTAATCGTTGAAGATATTATTGATACTGGACTTACTTTAAGTAACGTTAAAAAACTTTTAGAAAAAAGAGGAACTAAAAGCTTAAAGATTTGTACTCTTTTAGACAAACCTAGTAGAAGAACTGTAGATATGAAAGGAGATTATGTAGGATTTGAAATCCCTGACGAATTTGTCGTTGGATATGGTCTTGACTATGATCAATTACATAGAAATCTTCCTTATATTGGTATAGTAGTAAAAAAATAATTGGAGGAGAATATGTCCTTTAAACATAAAAAAAAGTTTGGACAAAATTTCTTAACTGACCAAAAAGAAGTTTTGCAAAAGATTATGGAAGTTTCAAATGTCACTTCCAATGACACAGTATTGGAAATAGGCCCAGGTGAAGGAGCTCTTACAGCACTGCTTTTAGATACAGCAAAAAGGGTAGTTGCCATTGAGATAGATACTGACTTAGAAAAAATATTGCGTAAAAAATTTGACAGCAATCCTAAATATACTCTAGTTATGAATGACATTCTGGAAACAGATATTGCTTCATATGTTGATAAGGGTACTAAGGTTGTTGCAAATATACCATATTATATAACATCACCTATTATCAATAAACTAATTGAAAACAAAGATGTTATAGATGAAATATATATTATGGTACAAAAAGAAGTGGCAGAAAGAATATGTGCCAAAAAGGGTAAAGAAAGAAGTGTCTTAACTTTAGCAGTTGAATATTTTGGAAGTGCTGAATATCTTTTCACTATTCCAAAAGAGGCATTTACCCCTGTACCAAAAGTTGATTCTGCTTTTATGTCAATAAAACTTTATAAAGATAACAGATATCAAAAACAGGTAGATGAAAATATCTTTTTTAAATATGTAAAAGCGGCTTTCTTTAGTAAAAGAAAAAATCTTCTTAATAATTTTACAAGTCTTGGTTATTCAAAAGATCAACTTCGTGAAATTTTAGGTGAAGCTGGAATCTCTGAAAGTGAAAGAGCTGAAAACTTGACAATAGAAGATTTTATAAGACTAATATCAATATTTGAAAAGAAATAGAGGCTGGTTCATTCAGCCTCATTTTAACATAAAATGGAGGAAATATGCTTACAAGCTATGAATTTTTAATACAAAGCAGAAAAGAAGATATCGACTTTATAAATAAAATCATTGAGGCTTATGAAGGAATTGGAGTAGTTAGAACAGTTAATTCTGAAAAGGGTATTATAAATATAATATCAACAAATGATTTTAAAGATTATGTAAGAGATATTATAAATGATCTTAACGACAACTATGGTGTTGTAGCTAAAATTACAGAAGAAGGACCATGGAAAGGTTCTTTATACATAAATAAGCACAATTAATTGAGGAGGATTTGTATGGAAAAATTAGAAAAACTTATTAATTATATCATTAACGAGCTTATTGATAATCATTCTGAAACTAGAATAACTTATGATGTAGTTGATGATACTATTATTTTTAAAGTGAGCGTAGCAAAAGGTGAAATGGGAAAAATCATCGGGAAAAATGGACTTACAGCTAATGCAATAAGAGGAGTTATGCAAGCTGCTGGAGTAAAAGATAAACTAAATGTAAATGTTGAATTTATAGACTAGGAGGCTGAATGGAACTTTTAACAATTGGGAAAATTTCTGGAACACATCACTTAAAGGGAGCAGTTAAAATCAATTTTGAAATTGATAATCCTGATATTCTATTAAATGAAAAAGTTATAATTAAAATAAGTGACACAGATCAAAAAATACTTACAATAAAGAGCATCTCTCAACTTGCTGGAAACAAATGGATTGTAGAATTTGAAGAGATTACTAATAAAACAGAAGCTGCAAATCTAAGAAATGGATTTGTTGTAGTAAGAAGAGAATTATTAGGTATTGGAGAAGATGAGTATCTTCTAGTTGACCTTATTGGAATGAATGTAGTTGATATAAATACAGATAAAAGCATTGGTAAAGTTAAGGAATTCTTTGATACAGCTGCACACGATATATTAGTTGTGGATTCTCCTGAAGCTGAAGGAATGATACCTAATATTGATGAATTTGTTAAAAAAATAGATTTTGATAAGAAAACTATCTATGTAGATTTAATCGAAGGATTAATGGAGCCAAAAGGAAAAAAATATCAACAAGATGATGGAATGGATGAAGAATAATGAAAATAAATATTTTCACTCTGTTTCCTGAAATGTTTTCTGGTTTTGTACAAGAAAGCATTATTGGAAGAGCTATAAGCAATAATCTTCTTGAAATCAATATTATTAATATAAGAGATTATTGTTATGATAAACATAAACAAGCTGATGATAAGATATTTGGAGGAGGGGCAGGGATGGTTATGAAACCTGAACCTCTTTTTAGAGCTTTGGAAAATGTAAAAGGAAAAGTTATTTATACAACTCCACAGGGACAAACTTTCAATCAGAACCTGGCTATTGAACTTTCTCACGAAGAGGAGATTAATATTATTGCTGGGCACTATGAAGGAATTGACGAGAGAGTTGTTGAAGAAAAAGTTGATATGGAAATATCCATAGGAGACTTTGTTTTAACTGGTGGAGAACTTCCAGCTATGATTATAGCTGACTGTATTGCAAGACTTATCCCTGGAGTTATAAAGAAAGAATCATATGAAAATGATTCTTTTTTCAGTGGACTTCTAGACTTTCCACCCTATACACGTCCAGCTGAATATAATGGTTTAAAAGTTCCAGAAGTACTTATTTCTGGACATCATAAAAATATAGAAACATGGAAACTTAAGGAGAGTTTAAAAAGAACTCTTTTAAGAAGACCAGATTTATTAAAAAATAGAGAATTTACAAAAGAAGAAAAGAAACTATTATTAGAAATTAAAGAGGAATTAAACTCCCCAAAAAAATAATAGCTTAAACTACTCTATAAATTATTGGAGGTAAACAACATGATATACAAACTAGGAGATTTAGTTCCTAAAATTGGAGAAAATAACTATATCGCTGATAATGCAGTTGTTATTGGTGATGTAGAATTTGGAAAAAGCATATCTGTATGGTTCGGTGCCGTAATTAGAGCAGATATGAGTAAAGTAACAGTTGGAGATGAATCAAACATCCAGGATAATGTAACACTACATGGAGATACTCCATATCCTGTGACTATTGGAAAGAGAGTAACTATTGGACATAACTGTATAATCCACGGTTGTACAATAGGAGACGAATGTGTAATTGGAATGGGAAGCACACTTTTAAACGGAAGCGTTATCCCTAAAAACTGTCTTGTTGCTGCAGGAGCAGTAGTTACTCCTAAGTTACAAGCAAAAGAGGGAGACTTGATTGCTGGAATACCTGCAAAAGTTGTAAGACCTCTAAGTGAAAAAAATAGAGAATATCTAAAATATGCTTATAAAGTTTACTGTGATGACATAGTAAAATATTCTAATAAACTTGTTAAAATTGATAAATAATTAGGAGATAAAAATGAGAAATAAAATATACCTAGGATTAGTTCACTATCCTGTTTATAACAAAAGACATGATGTAGTATGTACATCTGTAACAAACTTTGATATTCATGACATATCTAGAACTTGTAGAACTTATAATGTAAAAGGGTACAGATTAATTGTTCCTATTGACTCTCAAAAAATGCTTACTGACAGAATAGTTAATTACTGGCAAGAGGGAACTGGAGGACAATACAACAAAGATAGAGAAGATGCTTTCTCTATTACAAAAGTTATGGATAGCATTGAGGATACTCTTGCTGAAATAGAAAAAACAGAGGGACAAAAACCTATGATTATTACTACTTCTGCTAGAATTTTCCCTAATACTGCAAGTTATAAAAAAGTATCTGACATGATGTTTGAAGATGATAGACCTTATCTTCTACTATTTGGTACAGGTTGGGGATTAACTGATGAAGTAATGGCTATGTCAGATTATATTCTTGAACCAATTAGAGGAAATACTCAATATAACCATCTTTCTGTAAGAGCTGCTGTTGCTATAATCTTAGATAGATTACTTGGAGAAAGATAATATTTACCTCTTTAAAAAATGGGAGGAAAAATGCAAAAATACAAAATCAGAATAAAACCTGAAGATAGTATCTTTAGAAAAATGGGAATTAGAAACATCACTGTAAGTGAAATTGTTTTCTCTGAACGTAATAAAAAAATACAGTTTATATGTTCGGTTCCTACAGTTAATGACCTTAAAGAATTAGATGTTATTTCAGATTGCATAAAAAAAGCTTTTGGTAAAGAACTTGAAATAGACTTTAAAGTTAATTTTCAAGAAAAAAATATTACTAAAGAGGCTCTCTCTCTAATTGTTGAAAAAGCAATTGAAAACCTTAAATCAAAAAATGCAATTTCAAGGTCTTTTTTATATTTATACAGAGTAAATATTAATTCTCACATTAATATTATTCTAGCTGAACAGGCAGCAATAAATATATTAAAACAATCTCAGATAGATGAAAAATTAGAGGTTATCCTAGAAAAATATGGAATATATAATTTTAAAATTCAATTTATTCTAGGTGATTTTTCAAAAGAGGTTACTGCTATTGAGAAACAGAAACAGCAGGAGATAATCACTCTATCTGAAAAAATAGATAATGAAAATCAGGAAATGGCAAAAATAAATGCTTCAAAACCTAAAGCTCCAGAACCATATACTCCTGGAGCTCAAGGTGGAGGAGGATTCTATAGAAGTAGAGGGGGAGGTTCAAATAATCTTACTAAAGAGATTAAAGGAACTTCTATCTCATTAGAGGAATTCTTCAAACTATATGATAATGATAACTGTATAGTGGAAGGTGAGATTTTTGCTACTGAATCAAGAGATATAAAAAATGAAAGAGTTATTGTAACTCTTCGTATAACTGACAATCACACCTCTATCACAGCAAAATATTTTGCAGAAAAAGGTAAAGAAGTGGATGTTAAAACAGGAGATTTCGTTAAAATTTCTGGAAAAAAACAGCTGGATAGATTTGCTGATAACGAAGAGATTATAATGATTTCTCAAATTAATAAACTGGATGTTAAAAAAGAAGAAAAGAAAGATACAGCAGAAGAAAAGATGATAGAATTACATGCTCACAGTAAGATGAGTGAAATGGTCGGAGTAACTGATATAGCTGACCTTGTAAAAAGAGCTATTGCCTATGGACATAAAGCTATGGCTATAACTGACTATTCTGTTGCACACTCTTTCCCATTTGCATATAAAGCTGCAAAAGGAAAGGATTTTAAAGCTATACTTGGGTGCGAAATGTATATGGTAGATGATAATGCCCAAATGGTAAGAAATCCAAAAGATAAAGATATTAAAGATGAAGATTTTATAGTATTTGACTTGGAAACTATGGGGCTTAACTCTCATGAACATGAAATAATTGAAATTGGTGCTGTAAAACTTCATGGGGACAGTATTGTGGATCGATTCTCACAACTTGTAAATCCTAAAAAACCTATTCCTAAAAAGATTCAGGAACTTACCAACATAACTCAGGATATGGTTGATAATCAGCCATCTATTGAAGAGGTACTTCCTAAATTTATGGAATTCGTAGGAGATGCTACTATGGTAGCTCACAAT harbors:
- a CDS encoding NFACT family protein, with translation MFYIDGVSLNKIKDELKVDLINRKINKITKNTESSLSIYFGRSELVFSCNPNFPICYITTSKEAILENGSGLVANMRKHLINAMLIDIEQIGFDRILVFEFARINELGEVKNFKIFFEIMGKYSNFIFTDENEIIIDVLKRFSLEENRLRAIFPGLPYEQPIIEKKISPLEVDEATFNKFIEERSLLQNVEGIGKLFLQNVKTYNQYESVLKSEIKPKIYLKNKKILLATVLDILPKEKYSEILDFATYKELVNYYIDNENLSASFDTLKNSLIANVLKKIKKNEKILKVLAVEKEEKKDYEKYQQYGDILAASMYNVKRGMEYLETFDFYNNCMVKIPLDVQLSPQQNLEKLYKKYNKLKRGLEANARRHAEITEELDYLNGIKLFIDNSDDIDNLKQIYEELVVQGYIRKKKEKKQKSKKQNKTVDYGVIQGENYQIFYGRNNIENDNLTFKVADKNDIWLHSKNIPGSHVIIKCDNLTDEILLHGARIAAYYSKAILGDKVSVDYTQKRYINKPKGAKPGFVTYVNEKNLTVEKIDIEK
- a CDS encoding PASTA domain-containing protein, whose amino-acid sequence is MKKRIILIYSGIIAGLIVLVLLGLKTFEIGYFNEKYYKVPDLKSYTYEEAEKVILGSDLGIKKIGGEFSSYPIGQIFLQEPEAGSVVKKGRNIRVWVSKGSALIDMPDLTGMNYLDAKVLAEEKGMKIGKVITVKDNGKYNEVLATDPATGTLLTKGEKISFLVNGVENVVQVRVPDIIGLSVEQGKDILLKNSLILGNVEYTSIEGIEKDVIVKTNIQSGEKAAAGSSIDVVVNR
- the rpe gene encoding ribulose-phosphate 3-epimerase; amino-acid sequence: MSKIKIAPSILSADFSKLGEEIIAIDKAGADYVHIDVMDGIFVPNITFGAPVIKAVRNKTDLVFDVHLMIDRPERYIEDFVKAGADLITVHAESTTHLHRVIQQIKGFGVKAAVSLNPATPVDVLKYIIDDLDMVLIMSVNPGFGGQKFIESTVEKIKDVRKLSSTVDIQIDGGITDKTIGKCIEAGANIFVAGSYVFSGDYKERIDNLKRGC
- a CDS encoding MarR family transcriptional regulator — protein: MKGNINKVNEILEEFYKLFYKTEDMALKRGIKCLTHTELHLIEAIGEESLTMNELSDKIGITMGTATVAVSKLTEKGFITRIRSNTDRRKVFVSLTPKGSKALVYHNNYHKMIMSSITENIADKDLSHFIEIFELILGALKEKTDYFKPLTIVDFAVGDKVSIVEIKGTPIVQNFFAGHGIENFSVVEIMDSSSKDNFVIKSPTEEVVVLDVLDAKNLIGIKAE
- the rsgA gene encoding ribosome small subunit-dependent GTPase A, producing the protein MNKIQGFYYVNSGDEVHECKLRGILKRKESKNNCVVGDIVEISDDNYIVGIEERKNLLERPIVANIDYFIIQFAAKDPDMDLERLNIMLLRSFYYKIKPVIVINKIDLLTDEELEDLKMSLKFLEKIDVPYFLISKKKNIGIDSLKDFIKDHISAFGGPSGVGKSSIINMLQVEKVLEVGETSKKLKKGKHTTKDTNLLPLLGGGYIIDTPGFSSIEIPVIKDSWELMGLFPEFSGKEGCKFSDCQHLNEPGCKIKEAVENTTLEKSRYEFYKKVYEKLKNERWNKYE